A stretch of Rhizobium sp. TH2 DNA encodes these proteins:
- a CDS encoding cold-shock protein, translating into MNTGTVKWFNATKGFGFIQPDNGGPDVFVHISAVERAGMTTLNEGQKISYEVLADRRTGKSAAGNLRAA; encoded by the coding sequence ATGAACACTGGCACCGTAAAGTGGTTCAACGCAACCAAGGGCTTCGGCTTCATCCAGCCTGACAATGGCGGCCCGGACGTTTTCGTTCACATCTCCGCCGTCGAGCGCGCTGGCATGACCACGCTCAATGAAGGCCAGAAGATTTCCTACGAAGTGCTGGCCGATCGCCGCACCGGCAAGTCCGCCGCCGGCAATCTCCGCGCTGCTTGA
- a CDS encoding DeoR/GlpR family DNA-binding transcription regulator: MFLIPRHKEILDIARVQGKVLVEELANRFEITPQTIRKDLNDLCEKKLLNRIHGGAVFPSGTENMQYEQRRLIAATEKDAIGRAAAALIPDNASLFVNIGTTTEAVGQALLDHGRLMIITNNINVANKLRVYPQFEVVIAGGVVRGTDGGIVGEAAVDFIRQFKVDYAVIGASAIDDDGALLDFDFREVKVAQAIIANARHVILVSDSTKFERTAPVRIGHISQVHTFVTDNCFPENLRKICRENDVQLIETAKSH, from the coding sequence ATGTTCCTGATACCGCGCCACAAGGAAATCCTCGATATCGCCCGTGTGCAGGGCAAGGTCCTGGTGGAGGAACTGGCGAACCGGTTCGAGATCACGCCGCAGACCATCCGCAAGGATCTCAACGATCTCTGCGAGAAGAAACTGCTCAACCGCATCCATGGCGGCGCGGTCTTTCCATCCGGCACCGAGAACATGCAATACGAGCAGCGGCGGCTGATCGCGGCGACCGAGAAGGATGCGATCGGCCGCGCGGCGGCGGCGCTCATTCCCGACAATGCTTCGCTCTTCGTCAATATCGGCACCACGACGGAAGCGGTCGGCCAGGCACTGCTCGACCATGGCCGGCTAATGATCATCACCAATAACATAAATGTTGCCAACAAGTTACGCGTCTATCCGCAGTTCGAGGTGGTGATTGCCGGCGGCGTCGTACGCGGCACGGATGGCGGCATCGTCGGCGAGGCGGCGGTCGATTTCATCCGCCAGTTCAAGGTGGATTATGCCGTGATCGGCGCCTCGGCGATTGACGATGATGGCGCGCTGCTCGACTTCGATTTTCGCGAAGTGAAGGTCGCGCAGGCGATTATCGCCAATGCGCGGCATGTGATTCTCGTGTCGGATTCGACGAAATTCGAGCGCACCGCACCCGTTCGGATCGGCCACATTTCGCAGGTCCACACCTTCGTGACCGACAATTGTTTTCCCGAAAATCTCCGGAAAATCTGTCGCGAGAACGATGTTCAACTGATCGAAACCGCCAAATCCCATTGA
- a CDS encoding AAA family ATPase, translating into MKPIDLPTLLTIVAERGKAGRSITAIAGPPGAGKSTLADDLADALNATDPGSAAVFPMDGYHYDDMVLVPRGLRPRKGSPETFDVSGFATMLGRLKQNRETEIAVPVFDRSIEIARAGGRMIPQTVRHLVVEGNYILLNKGDWRTLHQYYDTTVLIDVSEEELRRRLTERWKDLDPESFAYKMDVNDLPNGRLVKTESVQPEFLFRQ; encoded by the coding sequence ATGAAGCCGATCGATCTTCCGACCCTTCTCACAATCGTTGCCGAACGCGGCAAGGCGGGCCGCTCGATCACCGCGATCGCCGGGCCGCCGGGTGCGGGAAAATCGACCCTGGCCGATGACCTCGCCGATGCGCTGAACGCGACGGACCCCGGTTCGGCGGCCGTGTTTCCGATGGACGGCTATCACTATGACGACATGGTGCTGGTGCCGCGCGGCCTGCGCCCGCGTAAGGGATCGCCCGAGACTTTCGACGTGTCGGGCTTTGCGACCATGCTTGGCCGTCTCAAGCAGAACCGCGAGACCGAGATTGCCGTGCCGGTCTTCGACCGCTCGATCGAAATCGCCCGCGCCGGTGGCCGGATGATCCCGCAGACGGTGCGGCACCTTGTTGTCGAGGGCAATTACATCCTGCTCAACAAGGGCGACTGGCGCACGCTGCATCAGTATTACGACACGACGGTGCTGATCGATGTGTCCGAGGAAGAATTGCGCCGCAGGCTCACCGAGCGCTGGAAGGACCTCGATCCCGAGAGCTTCGCCTACAAGATGGATGTCAACGACCTGCCGAACGGGCGCCTGGTCAAGACCGAAAGCGTGCAGCCGGAGTTCCTGTTCAGGCAGTAG
- a CDS encoding NAD(P)-dependent oxidoreductase, which yields MRVLFDPEPRAAKDIFSDADYQKFLSTYDVIAWNGEDRESFYRTHLPTTDVLMSQQPMERAQLDMAPKLRCIINVETNFLPNVDYETCFQRGIHVIAPSSVFAAPVAEIGLGMALSLARGIHAGHGDFVAGKELYGLDGNHEAELLAGADVGFVGFGDLGRAVHKLLAGFQTKIRAFDPWLPDGVLKRMGVTPAPLDEVLAKSRFVFVVATITTDNAHLLNAEKLKLMQKGGKLILLSRAAVADFEALKEFAGSGHIQVATDVFPEEPVAADDPIRKVPNILFSAHRAGALTSALENIGKLALEDLSQIAKGLPPVACKRAERETVMRLRSKPIDKS from the coding sequence ATGCGCGTACTTTTCGATCCGGAACCCCGTGCGGCCAAGGATATTTTTTCGGACGCCGATTATCAGAAATTCCTGTCGACCTACGACGTGATCGCCTGGAACGGCGAGGATCGCGAAAGCTTCTACCGCACCCACCTGCCGACAACAGACGTGCTGATGAGCCAGCAGCCGATGGAAAGGGCTCAACTCGACATGGCGCCGAAGCTGCGCTGCATCATCAATGTCGAAACCAATTTCCTGCCCAATGTCGACTACGAGACCTGCTTCCAGCGCGGTATCCACGTCATCGCGCCGAGCTCGGTCTTCGCAGCACCCGTGGCCGAAATCGGGCTCGGCATGGCGCTTTCCTTAGCGCGCGGCATCCACGCCGGCCATGGCGATTTCGTTGCCGGTAAAGAGCTCTACGGCCTCGACGGCAACCATGAAGCCGAACTGCTGGCCGGCGCCGATGTCGGCTTCGTCGGCTTCGGCGATCTGGGACGCGCGGTCCACAAACTGCTCGCGGGCTTCCAAACGAAGATCCGTGCCTTCGACCCCTGGCTGCCGGATGGCGTGCTGAAACGCATGGGCGTCACCCCTGCCCCGCTCGATGAGGTGCTGGCCAAGAGCCGCTTCGTCTTCGTCGTCGCCACGATCACGACGGACAATGCCCATCTGCTCAACGCCGAGAAGCTGAAGCTGATGCAGAAGGGCGGCAAGCTGATCCTGCTCAGCCGCGCCGCAGTCGCGGATTTCGAGGCACTGAAGGAGTTCGCCGGCTCCGGACATATCCAGGTCGCCACCGATGTTTTCCCCGAGGAGCCGGTCGCCGCAGACGATCCGATCCGGAAAGTTCCGAACATCCTGTTTTCCGCCCACCGCGCCGGCGCGCTGACCTCGGCGCTGGAGAATATCGGCAAGCTGGCGCTGGAAGACCTCAGTCAGATCGCCAAGGGCCTGCCGCCGGTCGCCTGCAAGCGTGCGGAGCGCGAGACGGTGATGCGACTCAGGTCGAAGCCTATTGATAAGTCTTAA